Proteins co-encoded in one Marinomonas sp. IMCC 4694 genomic window:
- the tnpC gene encoding IS66 family transposase, with product MKIRSEDLPNDIDSLKAKLLEQALLLDEKDSLLGKKDILLAQWQSKYQLILEQWRLAQQKQFGKSSEVSPGQGELFDESAIEAAEALTDAEPETQTISYTRAKPKRKPLPKDLPREIVVLDAAESDKVCSCCQGALHCIGEDRSEKLEFIPAQLKVIETVRPKYACRECEKTGTQNAIKQAAMPPSIIPKGIATPSLLSQIITGKFQYSLPLYRQETLFKQYGIELSRRTMSDWMKKCADALEPLYERLHQELLKQSVIQADETTLNVIKEARSKCYMWVYCTGNDAPDKHNPIPNIVLYDYQPTRSGQCAVDFLQGFDGYLNVDGYQAYESTQATLAGCWAHARRKFIEAEKGMPKGKSGKATIAISYIKKLYAIETLAQQADNAEAAFKIRQEQVPEVLANYKAWLEKSAQQVPPKSLLGKAIQYNLNQWDKLSVYLTDWRINIDNNRAERAIKPFVIGRKNWLFANTGSGAKSSAMLYSIIETAKANGLIPYDYLVRLFEELPRRKENDDMDDLLPWNIRLT from the coding sequence ATGAAAATACGCTCAGAAGACTTACCCAATGACATTGACTCGCTTAAGGCCAAATTGCTTGAGCAAGCTTTGCTATTGGATGAAAAAGACAGTCTTCTGGGTAAAAAGGATATTCTGCTTGCCCAATGGCAATCCAAGTATCAGCTTATTTTGGAACAGTGGCGTTTGGCGCAGCAAAAGCAGTTTGGCAAAAGCTCGGAAGTCTCGCCCGGCCAAGGAGAGTTGTTTGATGAAAGTGCGATTGAGGCAGCAGAGGCATTAACCGATGCCGAGCCTGAAACGCAAACCATCTCTTACACTCGTGCCAAGCCTAAGCGCAAACCCTTGCCCAAAGACCTGCCGCGCGAAATCGTTGTGCTGGACGCTGCCGAGTCTGATAAAGTCTGTTCCTGCTGCCAAGGGGCGCTTCATTGTATTGGTGAAGACCGTTCTGAAAAGTTAGAGTTTATCCCAGCCCAACTCAAGGTCATCGAAACAGTCCGCCCTAAATACGCGTGCCGTGAGTGTGAAAAGACAGGCACGCAGAACGCCATCAAACAAGCGGCTATGCCACCGAGTATTATCCCAAAAGGCATCGCCACACCGAGTTTGCTGAGTCAGATTATCACCGGTAAATTCCAATACAGCTTACCGCTCTATCGACAAGAAACCTTATTTAAACAATACGGTATTGAGTTAAGCCGACGAACCATGTCAGATTGGATGAAAAAATGTGCTGATGCCTTAGAGCCGCTTTATGAACGGCTACATCAAGAATTACTGAAACAGTCCGTCATCCAAGCCGATGAAACCACGCTTAATGTGATTAAAGAAGCTCGTTCAAAATGCTACATGTGGGTGTATTGCACTGGCAATGATGCCCCAGACAAACACAACCCGATCCCGAATATTGTCTTATACGATTACCAACCGACTCGAAGTGGGCAATGCGCCGTTGATTTTTTACAAGGCTTCGATGGCTATCTCAATGTGGATGGTTATCAAGCGTACGAATCGACCCAAGCCACGCTGGCAGGCTGCTGGGCACACGCACGTCGAAAATTCATTGAAGCCGAAAAAGGCATGCCAAAGGGCAAATCAGGAAAAGCGACCATCGCCATCAGCTACATCAAAAAACTGTACGCCATCGAAACGCTGGCCCAACAGGCCGACAATGCAGAAGCCGCATTTAAAATCCGTCAGGAACAAGTCCCCGAAGTCTTAGCGAACTACAAAGCATGGCTTGAAAAATCGGCTCAACAGGTGCCACCTAAATCCTTATTAGGCAAAGCCATCCAATACAATCTCAATCAATGGGACAAACTCAGTGTTTACTTGACTGATTGGCGCATCAACATCGACAACAATCGTGCTGAACGCGCCATTAAACCCTTCGTTATTGGACGTAAAAATTGGTTGTTTGCTAACACAGGAAGTGGCGCAAAATCCAGTGCCATGCTTTACAGCATCATCGAAACAGCGAAAGCCAATGGGCTTATCCCGTATGATTACTTAGTCAGATTGTTTGAAGAACTGCCGAGAAGAAAGGAAAATGATGACATGGACGATTTATTGCCGTGGAATATCAGGCTAACTTAA
- the dctP gene encoding TRAP transporter substrate-binding protein DctP yields MIKKLFFKVVITGRLLAMGQADVYSSIQQGVLDGAENNEFALTIARHAEVAKHYSYDVHSRVPDIVLISKATMDRLTPDQRKAVKEAAKESTEFQKKAWTKAVNDAKTMSEEKFGVTFYYPDVSEFQAAVQPMYEELKSDPAKYKVYQAIRQQAESK; encoded by the coding sequence ATGATAAAGAAACTCTTTTTCAAGGTGGTGATTACCGGACGCTTACTCGCTATGGGACAAGCTGACGTCTACTCGTCAATTCAACAAGGCGTACTAGATGGCGCGGAGAACAATGAGTTTGCCCTAACGATTGCTCGTCATGCCGAAGTCGCGAAACACTATTCTTATGACGTGCATTCTCGTGTGCCAGATATCGTGTTGATCTCGAAAGCAACCATGGATCGCTTAACACCAGACCAGCGTAAAGCGGTTAAAGAAGCGGCAAAAGAGTCTACTGAGTTCCAAAAGAAAGCTTGGACAAAAGCCGTTAACGACGCAAAAACTATGAGCGAAGAAAAATTTGGTGTGACCTTTTATTACCCAGATGTTAGTGAGTTTCAAGCGGCCGTTCAGCCAATGTACGAAGAGCTAAAATCAGACCCGGCAAAATATAAGGTTTATCAGGCAATCCGCCAGCAAGCGGAGTCAAAATAA
- the tnpB gene encoding IS66 family insertion sequence element accessory protein TnpB (TnpB, as the term is used for proteins encoded by IS66 family insertion elements, is considered an accessory protein, since TnpC, encoded by a neighboring gene, is a DDE family transposase.), which yields MFTASSQLNVTLICGPTDMRKAIDGLCNIVAYNLEKEPCSEQLFVFCGRARDKIKILQWSNNGFWLHYKRLEKGHFQWPGIDDELLSLQVSSRQLNWLLDGLPIHSSQAHPHLTYRYHDE from the coding sequence ATGTTTACCGCGTCATCTCAACTCAACGTCACCCTTATTTGTGGCCCTACCGATATGCGAAAAGCCATTGATGGACTCTGTAATATTGTCGCCTACAATCTTGAAAAAGAGCCTTGTAGCGAACAATTGTTTGTCTTCTGTGGACGAGCACGTGACAAGATCAAAATCCTGCAATGGTCAAACAATGGTTTTTGGTTACATTACAAACGATTGGAAAAAGGCCACTTCCAATGGCCGGGGATTGATGATGAACTCTTGTCCCTTCAGGTTTCCTCCAGACAACTCAATTGGTTGCTGGACGGCCTACCGATTCATTCTTCACAAGCTCATCCGCATTTAACCTACCGATATCATGACGAATAG
- the dctP gene encoding TRAP transporter substrate-binding protein DctP → MKTKLFTTALTLISLGLASASAYAENLRFGYASNATPTVEAMKKFAELVDQKTKGDVTVTFFPDSQLGGEREMVELLQAGLLDMTKVSGGLMESFAPVYGVFSMPYLFDSQAHFYDVMDNPKITTPIYESSKGEGILGLTYYDSGARSFYTSEKIIRNVDDLKGLKIRVMQSPTSIKMVKMLGGSPIAMVSVRQTTHFNPFTTP, encoded by the coding sequence ATGAAAACTAAATTATTTACCACAGCACTTACTCTAATAAGCTTAGGGCTAGCCTCGGCATCCGCTTATGCGGAGAACTTACGTTTTGGCTACGCGAGCAACGCGACACCAACCGTTGAAGCCATGAAAAAATTTGCCGAATTAGTGGATCAGAAAACAAAAGGCGATGTCACTGTTACCTTTTTTCCTGACAGCCAATTAGGTGGCGAACGTGAAATGGTCGAGTTACTACAAGCTGGCCTGCTAGACATGACAAAAGTCAGTGGCGGCCTAATGGAAAGCTTTGCTCCTGTGTATGGTGTCTTTTCCATGCCGTACTTATTTGATAGCCAAGCGCATTTCTACGATGTGATGGATAATCCAAAAATCACCACACCGATTTATGAATCATCGAAAGGCGAAGGTATTTTGGGGTTAACCTATTACGACAGTGGCGCTCGTAGTTTCTATACCTCAGAAAAAATCATCCGTAATGTGGACGACCTAAAAGGTCTCAAAATTCGCGTAATGCAAAGCCCAACCTCCATCAAGATGGTAAAAATGCTCGGTGGCTCACCTATCGCTATGGTAAGCGTCCGGCAAACCACACATTTTAATCCCTTTACAACTCCTTAA
- a CDS encoding TRAP transporter small permease: protein MILSWQVISRYVFNDPSTYTEELLRLGLVWLSLLGAAYSAGRGSHMAIDLLRDISRGRFQKLLKMLVPISFIIFSIYVMILGGLHSMQIASKQLTAVLQMPMSSFYAALPVCGVLLILYAILNLIDVIRTPANEAPFDDIKKSLSMGE from the coding sequence GTGATACTTAGCTGGCAGGTAATCAGCCGTTATGTATTCAACGACCCTTCGACTTACACCGAAGAGTTACTAAGGTTAGGATTGGTCTGGTTGTCTCTATTAGGAGCTGCTTATTCTGCTGGCCGTGGTTCTCATATGGCCATTGATCTACTGCGCGATATTTCGCGCGGTAGATTTCAAAAACTCCTTAAGATGTTAGTCCCTATCAGCTTTATTATTTTCAGCATTTACGTAATGATTCTGGGCGGTTTACACAGCATGCAAATCGCTTCGAAACAACTCACCGCTGTACTGCAAATGCCGATGTCGAGTTTTTATGCAGCCCTGCCCGTTTGCGGTGTGTTGTTGATTTTGTACGCCATTTTAAATTTGATTGATGTCATCAGAACACCAGCTAATGAAGCACCTTTCGATGACATCAAAAAATCACTCAGTATGGGAGAATAG